The Nodosilinea sp. PGN35 genome has a window encoding:
- a CDS encoding VCBS domain-containing protein: MTPPLPAKQLFDLANISPVYASLLSPIAALLRDRLTDWFQQENFLSQAAIPFGATIESSSWTANALDLRQRVLDGNYSTRLETRSAAELKGALGAYSATGTTGQPTVYLNGDWLSTASAAQIQSVLLEELGHSFDDQINGGVDSAGDEGAIFAALVQGTVLNANQLAFLRAEDDTNVISLDGQELVVEQAIAFDPASSLWQNLARTGDPNKALSDGSWTANASDLVGNDATPYLQIQADGTSIAFKVLAEPQSGNFKALMGIFVDVDGDGSPDFTIQVNVGNVTGSYSVLEYDFIPIVRGIAADANTRPNNTVIPAANTGTYYNLKTGSSTNPSNFKVYGPAVRVGSDGVVDLDVDGDSVKENYYVFSFTLAQLSAFRSLVANTYNGGNPSSVYKEIPQWPSNQTKVYAAGLTASNSLNAVNGDIGGGPYSTSSSWKDIFGYQPPLPPIAANDIATVLEDGTLPVTGNLLANDTDPNNDPLQVTQFVVSGTTYTLDAGTPSRTLNLASGTLIVNRDGAYSFQPAANYAGPVPIVTYTVSDGALTTTATLAISITPVNDAPAGADKTVTINEDNAYTFSASDFGFTDSNDSPPHSLQGVVITTLPTTGSLTLNGAPLVAGAEITAAQIPLLVYTPVVNGSGANYANFTFQVRDSGGTANGGVNLDPTPNIITFNVTPVNDAPVAVADTATAVEAGGINNGTAGTNPTGNVLTNDTDVDAGDTKTVTSVGNAAANSTGIPAAGSTSGSSPATVTGLYGSLAIGADGSYTYTVNNSSAAVQALRLSSNTLTETFTYTIRDAVGATSTSTLAVTIQGANDSPIANDDFNSVSGTAAALPTTPITGNVLNNDTDVDAGDSKSIGATTSTATGSTTGTTSGVTVGTVSPTGILSVTIGAASPSTTAISSIVLGTINGGNNGVQPGDSVYLTNTTTPLLNGATPITVATISGSTITLSAQPTNVTLANGNSLIFTQNSNGTGNVNDALINTINTTTTVGNGGINPGEFVFRDADGSPLLDANGAQITVSTYNSATGAITFSAPTVTSLSGNPTLRFTTNSAGTTAANTAPLNSTGTPTTLNGGINIGDYVFINGGGALLDAFGNPVTVASYNSATGSITFNTPTVTALSGNPTLRFTTDLAGTASVNTAATTATNSSSSSNTVGVSGVNGSISVGMTVTGALEGGGTFTRTVTAYDPVAQKITVDGAALQVSTSSPNLTFTQALTGTVTLTGQYGTLQLNTGTGAYTYTAYSNLTSGNKVDTFNYTMNDGLNATSTATLTINVSVQTNPPNAIADAVTVTEGSDIAPGGNNAITGAGTGNNADTSAGGTLTVTGISFNGTAGTVGAALAGAYGSLTINSDGSYSYDLDDANATVDALNAGQSLTDTFIYTIRDGSNSQTDVASITITIQGANDNPVAVADAATATEAGGTGNDIPGFNPTGNVLLNDTDNDAGDTKTVARVIAGTGAPTTAVAANTNVVGTYGTLVINPDGSYSYTVNNGNSAVNALAVGQSVIDTFTYEVRDTAGGTHTTSLTITVNGANDAPINTVPALLTAAENTGLAIASISISDPENAVGQIIASELASVQLTVNNGQLSIGNLNGATISSGSNNSATLTLSGSQEQINLALATLSYQGNPSFNGADALTVTATDGLGLQAINTIPITVTPDNRALTVTSPTVNEGSPYAVFTVDGAPDQLVSLALAAGTATQGSDFSPNLEYWNGSAWVEYAGTPAAIPNTIPGGAANPDGLLFVRAVILDDAVFEGPETFTLTATNRAGTAAVGTAAIADNGTGLTFNTNGVSDGTTDGAVTKDDDRPLTVSSPTVNEASPYAIFSVGGVANQWVKLGLTDGTATGAGTDYGPGLEYWNGTTWATYTANTFIQIPAAGTLLVRTGILQDGVYEGSENFALTATNTGGTSTQGLGTIVDDGTGVKYPGTVTGGTPDIDTTGLDSDLSVAVVAATPVNEASPYALFTVTATAGQNLFLTLGNTASPADQDATITGFTLEYSYDGTTWFAYSTGDDDYSVPVVPGTGGSGIVYVRANIGSEADTLYEGPETFTLKADIIAGTTVTSTATATIVDDGTGTKFPGTVTGGVPDAVTTALDDDRLLTVTSPTVTEGTDPYAIFTVAGVAGQTVSLAIAGSGANPATAETDGVLNNGEDFGNGGLEYSLDGGTTWLPYAGGNVTIPAGGNFQIRTSITADSLVEVAETFSLTATYTSGGTKSAVGVGTIQDGNLPVTVSSPTVNEASPYAIFEVGGAANQQVTLSLADGTATGADYGPGLQYWDGTDWVNYTANALVSIPAGGTLLVRTTITNDGVYEGAETFTLTATNTGGTGTTGTGTIVDDGTGVKYPGNVTGGVPDTTTTNLDDDRLLTVTSPTVNEASPYAVFSVGGAANQQVTLSLADGTATGADYGPALQYWDGTDWVNYTANALVSIPAGGTLLVRTTITNDGVYEGAETFSLTATNTGGTGTTGTGTIVDDGTGVKYPGTVTGGVPDTTTTNLDDDRLLTVTSPTVNEASPYAVFSVGGAANQQVTLSLADGTAIGADYGPALQYWDGTDWVNYTANALVSIPAGGTLLVRTTITNDGVYEGAET; the protein is encoded by the coding sequence CCACAGTTTTGACGATCAGATCAACGGTGGTGTTGACAGCGCTGGAGATGAAGGGGCAATCTTTGCGGCGCTGGTTCAGGGCACTGTCTTAAATGCCAATCAGCTGGCTTTTTTGCGGGCTGAGGATGATACCAACGTCATTAGCTTAGATGGGCAAGAGTTAGTTGTTGAGCAGGCGATCGCCTTTGATCCAGCCTCTTCTCTGTGGCAAAATCTGGCCCGTACTGGTGACCCAAACAAAGCCCTTTCCGACGGCAGCTGGACAGCCAATGCCTCCGATCTGGTGGGCAATGACGCTACGCCCTATTTACAGATTCAAGCCGACGGCACCAGTATTGCTTTTAAGGTGCTAGCTGAGCCTCAGTCGGGCAACTTCAAAGCCCTAATGGGCATATTTGTCGATGTGGATGGCGATGGTAGCCCCGATTTCACCATTCAGGTGAACGTGGGCAATGTTACCGGCAGTTACTCAGTGCTTGAGTACGACTTTATTCCCATCGTTAGGGGAATAGCAGCCGATGCCAACACCCGACCTAACAATACGGTTATACCTGCTGCCAATACCGGCACCTACTACAACTTAAAGACAGGTAGCTCGACTAACCCATCTAACTTTAAGGTGTATGGGCCAGCGGTGAGAGTCGGTTCCGATGGCGTCGTAGATCTCGATGTCGATGGGGATAGTGTTAAGGAAAATTACTACGTTTTTAGCTTTACCCTAGCCCAACTCAGTGCGTTCCGTAGTCTAGTCGCTAACACCTACAACGGCGGCAACCCCTCATCGGTTTACAAAGAAATTCCCCAGTGGCCCAGCAACCAAACTAAAGTTTACGCTGCCGGGTTAACCGCTTCTAACAGCCTCAACGCCGTCAACGGCGACATTGGCGGCGGCCCCTACAGCACCAGCTCGAGCTGGAAAGATATTTTTGGGTATCAGCCCCCCCTGCCCCCGATCGCCGCCAACGATATCGCCACCGTTTTAGAAGACGGCACCCTGCCGGTAACCGGCAACCTGTTGGCCAACGACACCGACCCCAACAACGACCCCCTGCAAGTCACTCAGTTTGTGGTTTCCGGCACCACCTACACCCTTGACGCGGGCACCCCATCCCGCACCCTCAATCTGGCCAGCGGTACCCTGATCGTCAACCGCGATGGGGCCTATAGCTTTCAGCCCGCCGCTAACTATGCTGGCCCCGTGCCGATCGTCACCTACACAGTTTCCGATGGGGCGCTGACCACCACCGCTACTCTGGCCATTAGCATTACCCCCGTCAACGATGCACCCGCCGGAGCCGATAAAACAGTCACGATCAACGAAGACAACGCCTACACCTTCTCAGCCAGCGACTTTGGCTTTACCGATAGCAACGACAGCCCGCCCCACAGCTTGCAGGGGGTGGTCATCACCACGCTGCCGACCACCGGTAGCCTCACCCTCAACGGCGCGCCCCTGGTGGCCGGTGCTGAGATTACCGCCGCCCAGATTCCGCTGCTGGTTTATACCCCGGTTGTCAATGGCAGTGGTGCCAACTACGCCAATTTCACCTTTCAGGTGCGCGACAGCGGCGGCACGGCCAACGGCGGTGTCAACCTCGACCCCACGCCCAACATCATCACCTTCAACGTCACCCCGGTTAACGATGCCCCGGTTGCCGTAGCCGATACCGCTACCGCCGTTGAAGCCGGGGGCATCAACAATGGCACAGCCGGTACAAACCCCACCGGCAATGTCTTGACCAACGACACCGATGTCGATGCAGGCGACACCAAAACCGTCACCTCGGTCGGCAATGCGGCGGCCAACTCTACGGGAATTCCGGCGGCGGGCAGCACGTCGGGCTCTAGCCCGGCGACGGTGACGGGGCTGTACGGCAGCCTGGCGATCGGGGCCGATGGCAGCTACACCTACACCGTCAACAACAGCAGTGCCGCCGTCCAGGCGCTGCGCCTGAGCAGCAACACCCTCACCGAAACCTTCACCTACACCATCAGAGATGCGGTGGGGGCAACCTCTACCAGCACCCTAGCGGTGACCATTCAGGGTGCCAACGATAGCCCGATCGCCAATGATGACTTTAACTCCGTCAGCGGCACCGCTGCCGCCCTGCCCACTACGCCAATTACTGGCAATGTGCTGAACAACGACACCGATGTGGATGCGGGCGACAGCAAATCGATCGGGGCAACTACCTCCACCGCCACCGGATCAACCACAGGAACCACCTCGGGTGTGACTGTTGGTACCGTCTCTCCAACAGGTATTCTCTCGGTCACGATCGGGGCAGCCTCACCTAGCACAACGGCTATAAGCTCCATTGTTCTTGGAACTATTAACGGGGGCAACAATGGTGTACAACCAGGTGATTCTGTCTATTTAACCAATACGACAACACCATTATTAAATGGCGCGACTCCCATTACTGTTGCGACCATCAGCGGCTCTACCATCACCTTAAGCGCGCAACCGACGAATGTTACGCTGGCCAATGGCAATAGTTTGATTTTTACACAAAACTCCAATGGAACAGGAAATGTTAATGATGCGCTAATTAACACGATCAATACGACAACCACAGTCGGCAATGGCGGTATTAATCCGGGCGAGTTTGTTTTTCGCGATGCGGATGGTTCGCCTTTACTCGATGCCAATGGTGCTCAAATCACCGTCAGTACCTATAACTCGGCCACTGGAGCGATAACTTTCAGTGCCCCCACTGTAACCAGTCTGTCGGGCAATCCAACCCTACGATTTACCACCAACTCAGCAGGTACAACGGCTGCTAATACTGCGCCCCTAAATAGCACAGGAACTCCCACCACGCTCAATGGGGGTATCAACATAGGAGACTATGTTTTTATTAATGGCGGTGGTGCTTTACTCGATGCGTTTGGTAATCCAGTTACCGTAGCTAGCTATAACTCTGCTACTGGGAGCATTACGTTCAATACCCCGACCGTTACTGCTCTATCTGGTAATCCAACCCTACGATTTACCACTGACTTAGCGGGTACGGCGAGTGTGAATACCGCTGCCACCACCGCCACTAATAGTTCATCCAGCAGCAACACCGTCGGCGTCAGCGGCGTCAACGGCTCAATTTCGGTGGGCATGACCGTCACGGGCGCGTTAGAAGGCGGCGGCACCTTTACCCGCACGGTGACGGCCTATGACCCTGTTGCCCAAAAGATTACGGTCGATGGTGCGGCGTTGCAAGTCAGCACATCAAGTCCAAATCTCACCTTTACCCAGGCGCTCACGGGCACCGTAACCCTGACCGGGCAATATGGCACGCTGCAATTAAATACGGGAACGGGTGCTTATACCTATACCGCTTACAGCAACCTAACGAGCGGCAATAAGGTAGACACGTTCAACTACACCATGAACGATGGGTTGAACGCGACGAGCACCGCAACCCTCACTATCAACGTGAGTGTCCAAACCAACCCGCCCAACGCGATCGCCGATGCCGTCACCGTCACCGAAGGTAGTGATATTGCTCCAGGTGGCAACAATGCTATTACCGGGGCGGGCACAGGCAATAATGCCGATACCTCCGCCGGGGGTACCCTCACCGTCACCGGGATTTCGTTCAATGGCACGGCAGGCACCGTGGGGGCAGCCTTAGCGGGGGCTTACGGGTCCTTAACGATCAACAGTGATGGTAGCTACAGCTACGACCTGGATGATGCCAACGCGACGGTGGACGCCTTAAATGCTGGGCAGTCCCTCACTGATACGTTCATATACACCATCAGAGATGGTAGTAACAGCCAAACCGATGTCGCCAGCATCACCATCACGATACAGGGGGCGAATGATAACCCGGTGGCCGTAGCCGATGCCGCCACAGCCACCGAGGCGGGCGGCACTGGCAACGATATCCCTGGATTTAATCCCACGGGCAATGTGCTGCTCAACGACACCGACAACGATGCCGGTGACACCAAGACCGTGGCGAGAGTTATTGCGGGCACGGGCGCTCCGACTACCGCTGTTGCGGCCAACACCAACGTTGTCGGCACCTACGGCACCCTCGTCATCAACCCCGACGGCAGCTACAGCTATACCGTCAACAACGGCAACAGCGCCGTCAACGCCCTGGCTGTGGGGCAAAGCGTCATCGACACCTTTACCTACGAAGTCAGAGACACCGCTGGCGGCACCCATACCACCAGCCTAACTATCACCGTCAACGGTGCCAACGATGCGCCGATCAATACGGTGCCAGCTCTGTTGACGGCTGCGGAGAACACTGGTCTTGCGATCGCATCCATCTCCATCAGCGACCCTGAGAATGCCGTTGGACAGATCATTGCCAGTGAACTGGCCAGCGTTCAGCTAACGGTTAACAATGGCCAGTTGAGTATCGGCAACCTGAATGGGGCCACAATTTCTAGCGGCTCTAACAATTCTGCTACCCTCACCCTGTCGGGCAGCCAAGAGCAGATCAACCTGGCCCTGGCCACCCTCAGCTACCAGGGCAACCCATCCTTTAATGGAGCCGATGCGCTCACCGTTACCGCTACCGATGGGTTAGGGCTACAGGCCATCAATACCATTCCCATCACCGTCACCCCAGACAACCGAGCGCTCACGGTCACGAGCCCCACGGTCAACGAAGGCTCACCCTACGCCGTATTCACCGTCGATGGTGCCCCCGATCAGTTGGTCAGCCTTGCCCTCGCCGCCGGAACAGCCACCCAGGGCAGTGATTTCTCCCCCAACCTCGAATACTGGAATGGCAGTGCCTGGGTTGAGTATGCCGGTACCCCAGCGGCCATTCCCAACACCATTCCTGGCGGAGCTGCCAATCCCGATGGGCTGCTCTTTGTTCGCGCCGTAATTCTCGACGATGCCGTTTTTGAGGGGCCAGAAACCTTTACCCTGACGGCTACCAATAGGGCGGGTACAGCGGCGGTGGGTACGGCTGCGATCGCAGACAACGGCACCGGCCTCACCTTCAACACCAACGGCGTGAGCGATGGCACCACCGACGGTGCCGTCACCAAAGACGACGATCGCCCCCTAACGGTCAGCAGCCCCACGGTCAACGAAGCGTCACCCTACGCGATCTTTTCAGTGGGCGGGGTCGCCAATCAGTGGGTCAAACTCGGCCTCACCGACGGCACCGCTACCGGGGCCGGAACTGACTACGGCCCTGGTTTAGAGTACTGGAACGGCACCACATGGGCGACCTACACTGCCAACACCTTCATCCAGATTCCAGCGGCGGGCACCTTGCTGGTACGCACCGGAATTCTTCAAGACGGAGTCTATGAAGGGTCTGAGAACTTTGCCCTAACGGCCACCAATACTGGCGGCACCAGCACCCAAGGTTTAGGCACCATCGTTGATGACGGCACCGGGGTCAAATACCCCGGCACCGTAACCGGCGGAACTCCCGACATCGATACTACTGGCCTAGATAGTGATCTGAGTGTCGCCGTGGTAGCCGCCACGCCAGTGAACGAAGCCTCACCCTACGCCCTCTTCACGGTTACGGCTACGGCTGGGCAAAACCTCTTCCTCACCTTGGGCAATACAGCCTCTCCAGCCGATCAAGATGCCACCATCACCGGCTTTACTCTGGAGTACTCCTACGATGGCACCACCTGGTTTGCCTACAGCACCGGGGACGATGACTACTCTGTGCCCGTTGTGCCGGGTACCGGCGGATCGGGCATTGTCTACGTCAGAGCAAACATTGGCAGCGAGGCCGATACCCTCTACGAAGGCCCAGAAACTTTCACCCTCAAAGCCGACATTATCGCGGGGACAACGGTCACCAGCACCGCCACCGCCACCATTGTCGATGATGGCACCGGCACGAAATTCCCCGGTACCGTGACCGGCGGCGTTCCAGATGCGGTGACAACCGCCCTAGACGATGACCGCTTGCTAACGGTGACGAGCCCCACGGTCACTGAAGGCACTGACCCCTACGCCATCTTCACGGTTGCCGGGGTGGCTGGGCAAACCGTCTCGCTTGCGATCGCCGGTTCGGGGGCCAACCCCGCCACGGCAGAAACAGATGGTGTGCTCAACAATGGCGAAGACTTTGGCAATGGCGGCCTAGAATACTCCCTGGATGGCGGGACGACCTGGCTACCGTACGCCGGAGGCAACGTCACCATTCCCGCAGGGGGCAACTTCCAGATTCGCACCAGCATCACCGCTGATTCTTTAGTTGAAGTCGCTGAAACCTTTTCGCTGACGGCAACCTACACCAGCGGTGGCACGAAAAGTGCTGTCGGTGTTGGCACCATTCAAGACGGCAATCTGCCTGTAACGGTGAGCAGCCCTACCGTTAACGAAGCCTCTCCCTACGCCATCTTTGAAGTGGGTGGAGCGGCTAACCAGCAAGTCACCCTTAGCCTGGCCGATGGTACTGCCACTGGGGCTGACTATGGCCCTGGTCTTCAGTACTGGGATGGCACCGACTGGGTAAACTACACCGCCAACGCGCTAGTGAGCATCCCCGCAGGCGGCACGCTTTTAGTCCGCACCACCATTACGAATGATGGGGTGTACGAAGGGGCAGAGACGTTCACCCTAACGGCAACGAATACAGGTGGCACTGGCACGACCGGTACCGGCACTATTGTTGATGACGGCACGGGCGTTAAATATCCTGGCAACGTGACTGGTGGTGTTCCCGATACCACTACCACCAATCTGGACGATGACCGTTTGTTGACGGTCACGAGCCCTACGGTCAATGAAGCTTCGCCCTATGCCGTCTTCTCTGTAGGGGGAGCGGCCAACCAGCAAGTCACCCTTAGCTTGGCCGATGGTACTGCTACCGGAGCCGACTACGGCCCTGCCCTCCAGTACTGGGATGGCACCGACTGGGTAAACTACACCGCCAACGCGCTAGTGAGCATCCCCGCAGGCGGCACGCTTTTAGTCCGCACCACCATTACGAATGATGGTGTGTACGAAGGGGCAGAGACGTTTAGCCTAACGGCAACGAATACCGGTGGTACTGGCACGACCGGTACCGGCACTATTGTTGATGACGGCACGGGCGTTAAATATCCTGGCACCGTGACTGGTGGTGTTCCCGATACCACTACCACCAATCTGGACGATGACCGTTTGTTGACGGTCACGAGCCCTACGGTCAATGAAGCTTCGCCCTATGCCGTCTTCTCTGTAGGGGGAGCGGCTAATCAGCAAGTCACCCTTAGCCTGGCCGATGGCACTGCGATCGGAGCCGACTACGGCCCTGCCCTCCAGTACTGGGATGGCACCGACTGGGTAAACTACACCGCCAACGCGCTAGTGAGCATCCCCGCAGGCGGCACGCTTTTAGTCCGCACCACCATTACGAATGATGGTGTGTACGAAGGGGCAGAGACG